One genomic segment of Musa acuminata AAA Group cultivar baxijiao chromosome BXJ3-3, Cavendish_Baxijiao_AAA, whole genome shotgun sequence includes these proteins:
- the LOC135633433 gene encoding LEAF RUST 10 DISEASE-RESISTANCE LOCUS RECEPTOR-LIKE PROTEIN KINASE-like 2.1 translates to MHPKSMPSFAPLLFPILLFFVTISGEKECSECKTRSCGEVKNITHPFWFSGDQPPGPPGFEVECENNSLPVLVNSFGMSYSIHQIFYDNRSLWLNNTKLAADCCPVPSDNVQFGPDDCFSISTANRELFLFHHCSGTRPENSTPTKCAHDDVYAKLGGNFGDVPPPDLSCACEVMAAPVLTLGGEKESPDWYEDLLKNGFLVEWWDDERICGDCRGSGGKCGSDHETGDFVCRRPQGPDYPSSCRNCDDPCAEHKHTKRIVIVSLVGSVGLLLLCAVLSLLHASKWFKNSVFFSSKSECTHNIEAFLGNCGSLAPKRFKYSDLRKITKSFREKLGEGGYGSVFKGTLPDGRLVAVKILSKSKEDGEEFFNEVVSIGRTSHVNVVTLLGFCQEGRRRALVYEFMPNGSLEKHINRAALPWDRLHQIAIGIARGLEYLHRGCNARMVHFDIKPHNILLDEDFRPKISDFGLAKLCPQRGSVLSMADARGTIGYIAPEVFCRNIGAVSTKSDVYSYGMMLLEMVGGRRNVRF, encoded by the exons ATGCATCCCAAATCAATGCCAAGCTTCGCTCCTCTCCTCTTCCCCATCCTTCTGTTCTTCGTTACCATCTCGGGCGAAAAAGAGTGTAGCGAGTGTAAGACCAGGAGCTGCGGAGAAGTCAAGAACATCACACATCCCTTCTGGTTCTCTGGGGACCAACCGCCCGGTCCTCCTGGTTTTGAAGTGGAATGCGAAAACAATAGTCTCCCCGTTCTCGTGAATTCCTTCGGCATGTCATACTCTATCCACCAAATCTTCTACGATAACAGATCCCTTTGGCTCAACAACACCAAACTCGCCGCCGACTGCTGCCCAGTTCCCAGTGACAACGTCCAGTTTGGTCCCGATGATTGCTTCTCCATTAGCACGGCGAACAGAGAGCTCTTCCTGTTCCATCATTGCTCAGGAACCAGACCCGAGAATTCCACGCCAACAAAGTGTGCTCATGATGACGTTTATGCTAAACTTGGTGGAAATTTCGGCGACGTCCCTCCGCCTGACCTATCGTGCGCGTGTGAGGTGATGGCTGCACCGGTTTTGACGCTCGGCGGAGAGAAAGAGAGTCCAGACTGGTACGAGGATCTCCTGAAGAATGGATTTCTGGTGGAGTGGTGGGACGATGAAAGAATATGCGGGGATTGCAGAGGCAGCGGTGGGAAGTGCGGGTCTGATCATGAAACTGGGGATTTCGTCTGTCGCCGCCCACAAGGACCGGATTATCCCAGCAGCTGCA GAAATTGCGACGATCCTTGTGCAGAACATAAACACACGAAGCGGATTGTAATAG TTTCGCTGGTGGGATCGGTGGGCTTGCTGTTGCTCTGTGCTGTGTTATCACTCCTCCATGCATCAAAATGGTTCAAGAACTCTGTCTTCTTCAGCTCCAAATCAGAATGCACACACAACATCGAAGCCTTTCTGGGTAATTGTGGATCCCTGGCCCCCAAAAGATTCAAGTACTCTGACCTGAGAAAGATCACCAAATCCTTCCGAGAGAAACTGGGCGAAGGTGGATATGGAAGCGTGTTCAAAGGCACGCTCCCGGACGGCCGCTTGGTGGCCGTCAAGATCTTGAGCAAGTCCAAGGAGGACGGCGAGGAATTCTTCAACGAAGTCGTCAGCATCGGTCGCACCTCGCACGTCAACGTCGTCACTCTCCTCGGCTTCTGCCAAGAGGGCCGCCGAAGAGCTCTGGTTTACGAGTTCATGCCCAATGGTTCCCTGGAGAAGCACATCAACCGAGCAGCTCTTCCTTGGGACAGACTCCACCAGATAGCCATCGGCATCGCCCGAGGGCTGGAGTATCTGCATCGCGGCTGCAACGCTCGCATGGTCCACTTCGACATCAAGCCTCACAACATCCTCCTCGACGAGGATTTCCGCCCCAAGATATCAGACTTTGGATTGGCGAAGCTGTGCCCGCAGAGAGGGAGCGTGCTGTCCATGGCGGACGCGAGAGGGACGATAGGGTACATCGCACCGGAAGTGTTCTGCAGGAACATTGGAGCGGTCTCCACCAAATCAGACGTCTACAGTTATGGAATGATGCTCTTGGAAATGGTTGGAGGGAGGAGGAACGTACgcttttga
- the LOC135632938 gene encoding LEAF RUST 10 DISEASE-RESISTANCE LOCUS RECEPTOR-LIKE PROTEIN KINASE-like 1.2 yields the protein MHPKSMPSFVPLLFPILLFFITISGEKEWSCGEVKNITHPFWLSKEQPQGPPGFEVECEDNRLPVLVNSFEKSYSIHQIFYDNRSLWLNNTKLAADCCPVPSDNVQFGPDDCFSISTANRELFLFHHCSGTRPENSTPTKCAHDDVYAKLGGNFGDVPPPDLSCACEVMAAPVLTLGGEKESPDWYEDLLKNGFLVEWWDDERICGDCRGSGGKCGSDHETGEFVCHCPQRPDDPRSCRNNHRKQIIIGVCVGVGCLAALSLLCLVYVCRRKRPQPSASSVLLARPVVSSDPESGNEQYHTQVFTYEELEAATDGFSASNKLGDGGFGAVYKGKLLDGRTVAIKRFYRNNYRLVEQFVNEAYILSSLRHQNLVVLYGCTSRHSRQLILVYEYVPNGTVADHLHGPRAREAALAWPLRMRVAIETADALSYLHATTPQIIHRDVKTSNILLDVGFHVKVADFGLSRLFPANATHVSTAPQGTPGYVDPDYHECFQLTDKSDVYSFGVVLAELISSKPAVDVTQQRHDINLATMAISKIQNQELEQLVDPKLWCQSKGETRTMIEQVAEVAFRCLQAETEIRPTMKEVLEALKAIQDEGCSRAKGVEADAAANDEDCLLGEKPSQSPDTVTTNWESRSTTPHRSG from the exons ATGCATCCCAAATCAATGCCAAGCTTCGTTCCTCTCCTCTTCCCCATCCTTCTGTTCTTCATTACCATCTCGGGCGAAAAAGAGTGGAGCTGCGGAGAAGTCAAGAACATCACACATCCCTTCTGGTTGTCTAAGGAACAACCGCAAGGTCCTCCTGGTTTTGAAGTGGAATGCGAAGACAATCGTCTCCCCGTTCTCGTGAATTCCTTTGAAAAGTCATACTCTATCCACCAAATCTTCTACGATAACAGATCCCTTTGGCTCAACAACACCAAACTCGCCGCCGACTGCTGCCCAGTTCCCAGTGACAACGTCCAGTTTGGTCCCGATGATTGCTTCTCCATTAGCACGGCGAACAGAGAGCTCTTCCTGTTCCATCATTGCTCAGGAACCAGACCCGAGAATTCCACGCCAACAAAGTGTGCTCATGATGACGTTTATGCTAAACTTGGTGGAAATTTCGGCGACGTCCCTCCGCCTGACCTATCGTGCGCGTGTGAGGTGATGGCTGCACCGGTTTTGACGCTCGGCGGAGAGAAAGAGAGTCCAGACTGGTACGAGGATCTCCTGAAGAATGGATTTCTGGTGGAGTGGTGGGACGATGAAAGAATATGCGGGGATTGCAGAGGCAGCGGTGGGAAGTGCGGGTCTGATCATGAAACAGGGGAGTTCGTCTGTCACTGCCCACAACGACCGGATGATCCCAGAAGCTGCA GAAATAACCATCGGAAGCAGATCATCATCG GAGTTTGCGTGGGCGTGGGTTGCTTGGCCGCGTTGAGCCTCCTCTGTTTGGTCTATGTCTGTCGCAGGAAGAGACCACAGCCTTCGGCTTCCTCCGTTCTTCTAGCTCGACCCGTCGTATCCTCCGATCCGGAATCGGGCAATGAGCAGTACCACACCCAGGTTTTCACGTACGAAGAACTCGAGGCTGCCACGGACGGCTTCAGCGCCTCCAACAAGCTCGGCGATGGTGGCTTCGGCGCCGTCTACAAAG GGAAGCTCCTCGATGGGCGCACGGTGGCCATCAagcggttctacaggaacaactaCAGGCTGGTGGAGCAGTTCGTGAACGAGGCCTACATCCTCTCCTCCTTACGCCACCAGAACCTCGTCGTGTTGTACGGCTGCACCTCCCGCCACAGCCGCCAGCTCATCCTCGTGTACGAGTACGTCCCCAACGGCACCGTGGCGGACCACCTCCACGGCCCCCGCGCACGCGAGGCGGCCCTCGCGTGGCCCCTCAGGATGCGCGTCGCCATCGAAACAGCCGACGCGCTCAGCTACCTCCACGCCACCACCCCCCAGATCATCCACCGCGACGTGAAGACCAGCAACATCCTGCTCGACGTCGGCTTCCATGTCAAGGTTGCCGACTTCGGGCTGTCCCGGCTTTTTCCGGCAAACGCCACCCACGTCTCCACCGCGCCACAGGGCACGCCGGGCTACGTCGACCCCGACTACCACGAGTGCTTCCAGCTCACCGACAAAAGCGACGTCTACAGCTTCGGGGTGGTGCTGGCGGAGCTCATATCGTCGAAGCCCGCCGTCGATGTTACCCAGCAGCGGCACGATATCAATTTGGCCACCATGGCCATCAGCAAGATCCAAAACCAGGAACTGGAGCAGTTGGTGGATCCAAAACTCTGGTGTCAGTCGAAGGGCGAGACAAGAACGATGATCGAACAGGTGGCCGAAGTGGCGTTCCGGTGCTTGCAAGCAGAGACGGAGATAAGGCCTACCATGAAGGAGGTTCTCGAGGCACTGAAAGCGATACAGGATGAGGGATGCAGCAGGGCGAAGGGTGTCGAAGCAGATGCCGCGGCTAACGATGAAGACTGCTTGCTGGGGGAGAAGCCATCACAGTCGCCTGATACCGTCACAACAAACTGGGAAAGCAGGTCGACGACACCACACCGTAGTGGTTGA
- the LOC135632939 gene encoding delta(7)-sterol-C5(6)-desaturase-like: MAGCGAEYLHQFVEETDWYNGIVLDGLLPGVAWRRLPRPLQSWLRNYIGATTLYFVSGFLWCFYIYYLKRNVYVPKDAIPSNKAMILQIIVAMKAMPWYCVLPTLSECMVENGWTRCFSSIREVGWPAYTVYLITYLVIVEFGIYWAHRELHDIKPLYKYLHATHHVYNKQNTLSPFAGLAFHPLDGILQAVPHVIALFLVPTHFMTHMLLLFCEAVWTANIHDCIHGKIWPIMGAGYHTIHHTTYRHNYGHYTVWMDWMFGTLRDPEEELKKAE, from the exons ATGGCGGGGTGTGGCGCAGAGTATCTCCACCAGTTCGTGGAGGAGACGGACTGGTACAACGGGATCGTGCTCGACGGGCTGTTGCCGGGCGTTGCCTGGAGGCGCCTCCCGCGGCCGCTCCAGTCGTGGCTGCGTAATTACATCGGCGCAACCACCCTCTACTTCGTCTCCGGTTTTTTGTGGTGCTTCTACATCTACTACTTGAAGCGCAACGTCTATGTCCCGAAAG ATGCTATACCTTCAAATAAAGCCATGATTCTACAGATAATAGTTGCAATGAAGGCAATGCCTTGGTACTGTGTTCTCCCAACACTTTCAGAATGCATGGTTGAAAATGGATGGACGAGATGTTTTTCTAGCATAAGAGAAGTTGGTTGGCCGGCTTACACTGTTTACCTCATCACGTATCTGGTCATTGTCGAGTTTGGTATATACTGGGCTCACAGAGAGTTGCATGACATAAAACCATTATACAAGTATCTTCATGCAACCCATCATGTCTACAATAAGCAGAACACACTCTCTCCTTTTGCTG GGTTGGCGTTCCATCCATTGGACGGAATACTGCAGGCCGTGCCGCATGTGATAGCTTTGTTCCTCGTCCCAACCCATTTTATGACTCACATGCTTCTCCTGTTCTGCGAGGCGGTCTGGACTGCGAACATCCATGATTGCATTCATGGCAAGATCTGGCCAATTATGGGTGCAGGCTACCACACAATCCACCACACTACATACCGGCACAACTATGGGCACTACACCGTATGGATGGATTGGATGTTCGGAACCCTCAGAGATCCTGAGGAGGAACTCAAGAAAGCAGAATGA
- the LOC103977202 gene encoding serine/threonine-protein kinase MPS1, translating to MDRKANLPPPPASIHPTRPIAGDANLTSSSSSSSSSSFSPPDFLRQAHAVFKRHRPLGGMQSNMRRATRVLVPQTESSKNVTSMSSVTANVAGKVVPLSGAVVGARRVARDQGENDAGVMAGPADDASLTPPSVTGTSTNAGNDKASPFGLQNGDSDLLSDREKSSLAAVSSSQVASSHALTNNDMKKENLAFQKMEYLGTQVGTNDQDLKVQDHGNMEVFGTDMKFGGSSLLENTKDPKHNQCYVEPMTRCSAVGSSCVTTLSVHTGPTIQSMHAQPAGQTAFPTQVSSSAGELPSVAKDHTPPEEQGAVKNGCDWHLDHQQNLHLAENVKDKGACGDAICLPSQVLPTSNPPSSNIDVGPSQSNKVEKSLRKKKYDPNVFFKVNGKLYQKLGKIGSGGSSEVHKVISSDCTIHALKKIKLKGRDYPTAYGFCQEIEYLKKLKGKSNIIQLIDYEVTDKTLFQEVVNGSMNIKEKRIKDDECIYMVLEYGEIDLAHMLAQKWKEMSASGWKIDENWLRFYWQQMLEAVSTIHEERIVHSDLKPANFLLVRGSLKLIDFGIAKAIMCDTTNIQRDAQVGTLNYMSPEAFMCNEPDENGNIIKCGRPSDIWSLGCILYQMVYGKTPFAEYKTFWAKFKVVTDRNHEITYEPVSNPWLVDIMRRCLAWDRNERWRIPQLLQHPFLVPRLPRELPPCDDRHPCKLLMERVGAYWSDPQVSRLCSELHEVIAKLEKVQKSPTVSMEPNVF from the exons ATGGACCGGAAGGCTAACCTTCCGCCGCCTCCGGCTTCGATCCACCCGACCCGGCCCATTGCGGGCGACGCTAAcctcacctcctcttcttcttcttcctcctcctcctctttctctcccCCCGACTTCCTTCGCCAAGCCCATGCTGTGTTCAAGCGCCACAGACCTCTCG GTGGTATGCAGTCTAACATGCGTCGGGCGACTCGTGTCTTGGTTCCTCAAACTGAGTCATCGAAGAACGTTACTTCAATGTCTTCTGTAACTGCGAATGTGGCTGGAAAGGTTGTGCCGCTATCTGGAGCGGTTGTTGGAGCCAGGAGGGTGGCAAGAGATCAGGGAGAAAACGATGCAGGTGTAATGGCTGGTCCGGCTGATGATGCCTCGCTCACCCCTCCTTCTGTTACTGGGACTTCAACTAATGCTGGGAATGATAAAGCGAGCCCTTTTGGCTTGCAGAATGGTGATTCTGACTTGCTGTCTGATCGAGAAAAGTCATCTTTGGCAGCAGTTTCGTCATCTCAAGTGGCATCTTCACATGCATTAACAAACAATGATATGAAGAAGGAAAATTTAGCTTTTCAGA AGATGGAGTACTTGGGAACTCAGGTGGGCACAAATGATCAGGATTTAAAGGTACAAGATCATGGGAACATGGAAGTGTTTGGGACTGACATGAAGTTTGGAGGCTCCAGCTTGTTAGAGAATACTAAAGATCCAAAGCATAATCAGTGTTATGTGGAACCAATGACCCGATGTTCAGCTGTGGGCTCTTCATGTGTCACCACATTGTCGGTTCACACAGGTCCAACGATTCAGTCCATGCACGCTCAGCCTGCTGGGCAAACTGCCTTTCCAACTCAAGTGTCTTCATCTGCAGGAGAGTTGCCATCAGTTGCCAAGGATCATACTCCTCCAGAAGAACAAGGGGCTGTCAAGAATGGCTGTGATTGGCATCTTGATCATCAACAGAATCTTCATTTGGCTGAAAATGTCAAGGATAAGGGGGCTTGTGGTGATGCCATTTGTTTGCCATCTCAAGTTCTGCCAACAAGTAACCCCCCATCTTCAAATATCGATGTTGGGCCTTCTCAGTCGAACAAAGTTGAGAAGTCTCTTCGTAAAAAGAAGTATGATCCAAATGTTTTCTTCAAGGTTAATGGGAAGCTTTATCAAAAGCTTGGTAAGATAGGAAGTGGAGGAAGTAGTGAAGTTCACAAAGTGATATCATCAGATTGTACTATACATGCCCTGAAGAAGATAAAGCTTAAAGGACGTGACTATCCCACTGCCTATGGATTTTGTCAAGAAATCGAATATTTGAAGAAGTTAAAGGGAAAGAGCAACATCATTCAACTTATTGATTATGAG GTAACAGATAAAACTTTGTTTCAAGAAGTTGTGAATGGTTCCATGAATATAAAGGAGAAAAGGATCAAGGATGATGAGTGCATCTACATGGTGCTCGAGTATGGAGAAATAGATCTAGCTCACATGCTTGCACAGAAGTGGAAGGAGATGAGTGCTTCAGGTTGGAAAATAGATGAGAATTGGCTACGATTTTACTGGCAG CAAATGCTTGAAGCTGTTAGTACCATACATGAGGAGCGTATCGTGCACTCTGACCTGAAGCCTGCCAACTTTCTACTGGTCAGGGGATCACTTAAACTTATTGACTTTGGCATTGCCAAAGCTATAATGTGCGATACAACAAATATACAGCGAGATGCACAG GTTGGAACACTGAACTACATGTCCCCAGAAGCTTTCATGTGCAATGAGCCTGATGAAAATGGAAACATCATAAAATGTGGTCGCCCATCTGACATCTGGTCTCTTGGCTGCATTCTCTACCAGATGGTCTATGGCAAGACACCGTTTGCAGAATACAAGACATTCTGGGCCAAGTTCAAGGTTGTTACAGACAGGAACCACGAGATCACGTATGAGCCGGTCTCCAATCCTTGGCTTGTTGATATCATGCGGAGATGTCTAGCATGGGACCGCAATGAAAGATGGCGGATACCTCAGCTGCTTCAGCACCCGTTTCTTGTTCCTAGACTGCCCCGAGAGCTGCCTCCTTGTGATGATCGTCACCCTTGTAAGTTGCTTATGGAGAGGGTCGGCGCCTACTGGAGTGATCCTCAAGTGTCAAGGCTATGTTCTGAGCTGCACGAGGTTATCGCCAAGCTTGAGAAAGTACAAAAGAGTCCAACTGTATCTATGGAACCAAATGTTTTTTGA